A genomic window from Motacilla alba alba isolate MOTALB_02 chromosome 6, Motacilla_alba_V1.0_pri, whole genome shotgun sequence includes:
- the PHYHIPL gene encoding phytanoyl-CoA hydroxylase-interacting protein-like isoform X2, with the protein MEELPVPHNIKISNITCDSFKISWDMDSKSKDRITHYFIDLNKKENKNSNKFKHKDVPTKLVAKAVPLPMTVRGHWFLSPRTEYTVAVQTASKQVDGDYVVSEWSEIIEFCTADYSKVHLTQLLEKAEVIAGRMLKLSVFYRNQHKEYFDYIREHHGNAMQPSVKDNSGSHGSPISGKLEGIFFSCNTEFNTGKPPQDSPYGRYRYEIAAEKLFNPNTNLYFGDFYCMYTAYHYVILVIAPVGSPGDEFCKQRLPQLNIKDNKFLTCDEEDGVMVYHHAQDVILEVIYTDPVDLSLGTVAEITGHQLMSLSTANAKKDPSCKTCNISVGR; encoded by the exons ATGGAGGAGCTTCCAGTCCCACACAACATCAAAATAAGTAACATCACGTGCGATTCCTTCAAGATTTCTTGGGACATGGATTCTAAATCCAAGGATCGCATTACTCATTACTTCATCGATCtcaacaagaaagaaaacaagaattcCAACAAATTCAAACACAAg GATGTGCCCACCAAGCTGGTGGCCAAGGCTGTTCCTCTGCCCATGACGGTGCGCGGGCACTGGTTCCTGAGCCCCAGGACGGAGTACACGGTAGCGGTGCAGACGGCCTCCAAGCAGGTCGATGGCGATTACGTCGTGTCCGAGTGGAGCGAGATCATCGAGTTTTGCACCGCAG ATTATTCAAAAGTTCACCTAACACAGCTATTGGAAAAAGCTGAAGTGATTGCAGGCCGTATGCTTAAACTGTCTGTTTTTTATCGGAATCAGCACAAAGAATACTTTGATTATATCAG AGAGCACCATGGGAATGCTATGCAGCCCTCTGTTAAGGATAACAGTGGCAGCCATGGCTCTCCAATCAGTGGGAAGCTGGAAGGCATCTTCTTTAGCTGCAACACTGAGTTTAACACTGGGAAGCCACCCCAAGATTCACCCTATGGAAGATACAGGTATGAGATTGCAGCTGAAAAACTCTTCAACCCCAATACTAACTTGTACTTTGGAGACTTCTACTGCATGTACACAGCCTACCACTACGTCATCCTGGTGATCGCCCCCGTGGGATCGCCTGGAGATGAGTTCTGTAAGCAGCGCCTTCCCCAGCTAAACATAAAAGATAACAAATTTCTGACCTGCGATGAAGAAGACGGGGTCATGGTTTACCATCATGCCCAGGATGTTATTTTGGAAGTAATTTACACTGATCCTGTGGATCTCTCCCTTGGCACAGTTGCTGAAATTACTGGTCACCAACTAATGAGCTTGTCTACTGCAAATGCAAAGAAAGATCCCAGCTGCAAGACCTGCAATATCAGTGTTGGACGTTAA
- the PHYHIPL gene encoding phytanoyl-CoA hydroxylase-interacting protein-like isoform X1, with the protein MEAPRLAHTMSSPTSPCEEVIKNLSLEAIQLCDRDGNKSQDSGIAEMEELPVPHNIKISNITCDSFKISWDMDSKSKDRITHYFIDLNKKENKNSNKFKHKDVPTKLVAKAVPLPMTVRGHWFLSPRTEYTVAVQTASKQVDGDYVVSEWSEIIEFCTADYSKVHLTQLLEKAEVIAGRMLKLSVFYRNQHKEYFDYIREHHGNAMQPSVKDNSGSHGSPISGKLEGIFFSCNTEFNTGKPPQDSPYGRYRYEIAAEKLFNPNTNLYFGDFYCMYTAYHYVILVIAPVGSPGDEFCKQRLPQLNIKDNKFLTCDEEDGVMVYHHAQDVILEVIYTDPVDLSLGTVAEITGHQLMSLSTANAKKDPSCKTCNISVGR; encoded by the exons ATGGAGGCTCCGCGCCTGGCGCACACCATGAGCAGCCCCACGAGCCCCTGCGAGGAGGTGATCAAGAACCTCAGCCTGGAGGCGATTCAGCTCTGCGATAGGGACG GGAATAAATCACAAGATAGTGGGATTGCAGAGATGGAGGAGCTTCCAGTCCCACACAACATCAAAATAAGTAACATCACGTGCGATTCCTTCAAGATTTCTTGGGACATGGATTCTAAATCCAAGGATCGCATTACTCATTACTTCATCGATCtcaacaagaaagaaaacaagaattcCAACAAATTCAAACACAAg GATGTGCCCACCAAGCTGGTGGCCAAGGCTGTTCCTCTGCCCATGACGGTGCGCGGGCACTGGTTCCTGAGCCCCAGGACGGAGTACACGGTAGCGGTGCAGACGGCCTCCAAGCAGGTCGATGGCGATTACGTCGTGTCCGAGTGGAGCGAGATCATCGAGTTTTGCACCGCAG ATTATTCAAAAGTTCACCTAACACAGCTATTGGAAAAAGCTGAAGTGATTGCAGGCCGTATGCTTAAACTGTCTGTTTTTTATCGGAATCAGCACAAAGAATACTTTGATTATATCAG AGAGCACCATGGGAATGCTATGCAGCCCTCTGTTAAGGATAACAGTGGCAGCCATGGCTCTCCAATCAGTGGGAAGCTGGAAGGCATCTTCTTTAGCTGCAACACTGAGTTTAACACTGGGAAGCCACCCCAAGATTCACCCTATGGAAGATACAGGTATGAGATTGCAGCTGAAAAACTCTTCAACCCCAATACTAACTTGTACTTTGGAGACTTCTACTGCATGTACACAGCCTACCACTACGTCATCCTGGTGATCGCCCCCGTGGGATCGCCTGGAGATGAGTTCTGTAAGCAGCGCCTTCCCCAGCTAAACATAAAAGATAACAAATTTCTGACCTGCGATGAAGAAGACGGGGTCATGGTTTACCATCATGCCCAGGATGTTATTTTGGAAGTAATTTACACTGATCCTGTGGATCTCTCCCTTGGCACAGTTGCTGAAATTACTGGTCACCAACTAATGAGCTTGTCTACTGCAAATGCAAAGAAAGATCCCAGCTGCAAGACCTGCAATATCAGTGTTGGACGTTAA